TATCCTTCCATCTATCTCAAGAATATCTGTAGGTCGTTACATTGGTAACGGTTTCTCTGCAACTGCAGTAGGTACAATTAACCAAATCGACAGAATTGGTGATGTAGAAGTTGGTGACCTTGCTTACTACGGTATCGATGGTATGTTAAGCTATAGCTTAAGAAACGTACTTAACGGTCCTGGCGGATGGGCAGATCCATACGTTGGTATTGGTGGTGGTTACACTTGGTTAGAAGAATCTAACAACGCTGCTTTACCAGATAACTTTAGTAACGATGATGGTGACTTAGGTACTGTTGGTGTTGGTACTGGTAACGTTACTGCAGGTTTAAACTTCTGGATTTCAGAAAACCTTGCAATTAACGCTGCTTCTACTTACAAGCACGTATTTGAAGATGCTTACGGTGCACAGCACTTCCAGCACTCTTTAGGTGTTGTTTTCACATTTGGTGGAAAAGACACAGATGGTGATGGTATCTATGATGATCAAGACGAATGTCCAGAAACTCCAGGTTTAGCTGAGTTTAACGGATGTCCAGATACAGATAGCGATGGTATTGAAGACCGTAAGGATGACTGTCCTAACGTAGCTGGTACAGCTGAGTTTAACGGTTGCCCTGATACAGATGGTGATGGTATCCCAGATCCTAAAGATGACTGTCCTACAGTTGCAGGTATCCAAGCATTAAACGGATGCCCAGATGCAGACGGTGATGGTATTAAAGATAGCGAAGATAACTGTCCTAACGAAGCAGGTCCTGCATCTAATAACGGTTGCCCATTCGAAGATAAAGATGGTGACGGTGTATTAGACAAAGATGACCAATGTCCAGATGTTGCTGGTACTGTTGCTAACAACGGTTGTCCAGAAGTTACTGTTGAAGTAATGAACGAATTAAATGAGTATTCAAGAACTATCTTATTTGACCTTAACAAGTCAACTATCCGTTCTGAGTCTTTCGAAACTTTACAGAACATTGCAGATATAATGAGCGAATACCCAACAGCTAAGTTCCATATTGAAGGTCACACAGACAGTCAAGGTAGTGAAGCTTACAACGAGAAGCTATCACGTGAGCGTGCTGCTTCTGTAAGAACTTACTTAACTACTAAAGGAGTTGCTGCTAACAAGCTTACATCTGAAGGTTATGGTGAATTAAGACCAATTGCTACAAATAAAACTGCAGCAGGTCGTCAACAAAACCGTCGTGTTGAAATTAAATTAGAGAAAGACAGAAAGTAGTCTTTAACTAAATAAATATTAGGAAACGCCTCGAAATATTCGAGGCGTTTTTTATTTTTAGAAGATGATATCATTCTTAGAGCAAACCTTAAATTCTATTGAAAACACTTACCAGGATTTAAGTAAACCTATATTTATTCTTCCCAGCCAAAGAGCAGTTAGTTTTTTAAAACAGCTCATGGCAAAACGTACCAATAAAGCCACATTTCTCCCGGAAATTTATAGTATTGAAAGTTTTATTGAAAAGGTTGCTGGCTTACAGCAAATAGATAATACCACTACACTTTTTAAGCTATACGAAGTTTATATAAGTCTAATTAACAAAGAAGACCAAGAAACCTTCGAAACATTTAGTGGTTGGGCGCAAACTATAATAGGAGATTTTAATGAAATAGATAGATACCTTATTCCTTCCGATGAGTTCTTTAATTATCTATCTGAAATTAAAGATAAAGACCACTGGTACTTAGCAGATGAAAAAACAACACTCATTGAAAACTATTTAAAATTCTGGAAGCAACTACCTCAACTCTATAACGCGTTATATTCCAGTCTTATTTCTTCTAAAAAAGGGTATCAAGGATTAATATACAGAGAAGCTGCCAACAACATAGACACCTATCTGTCTACAAATAACAAAACACATATTTTTATAGGGTTTAATGCATTAAATAATGCTGAGCAACATATCATACAACAATCAATCAAAAAGGATTGTGCAGAGGTGTTTTGGGACTTAGATGAGGTGTTTTATAATGATACATTTCACGACGCCTCACATTTTATAAGATCATATTATAAGAATTGGAAAGTTTTTGAGAACAAACAGTTTAATGGTGGCCATAATTTTTCTAATAAGAAAGAAATTTCAATCATTGGAACACCAAAAAAAATAGGGCAGGCAAAAGCAGTAGGTCAAATTTTAAATGACATACCAGCAAATAAACTATCTAGTACAGCTGTAATCTTAGGAGACGAAACTTTGTTACTGCCATTGTTAAATGCAATCCCTAAGCATATTAAAGATGTAAATATTACAATGGGGTTACCGTTACAAAAAGTTCCGTTAGCTTCTTTTTTTGAACTTCTGTTTACATTACAACTTAACAATACATCAGAGTTATATTATAAACACGTTTTAGAATTATTTAATCATCCCTCATTACAATATGTATTAGAGGTTTCAAAGCTTAACGTTGTATCTTATATAAACACAGGAAATATTGTTTCAATAAAATTTGATAGCCTTATTGCACAAAGTAGCGCTGAAGAAAGTGAAATAGTAAAATTGCTTTTCTCAAGTTCAGAGAACAATCCAGAGCACTTCATTTCCCGTATTTTAAAAATAATTCAATACCTAAAGCAAAACTTATCTGTAGAGCAGTCTGTATTAAGAGAGTATCTATACCGTTTTAATGTGCTATTTAATAAATTAGAACATTTACTGTCTACCTTTTCTCATATATCTAATATTTCTGTATTACACACTATTTACAAGGATATGCTATCTAATGAAACCTTAGATTTTATAGGGAAAAAACACGATGGCTTACAGATAATGGGAGTTTTAGAAACTCGTGTTCTAGATTTTGAAAACATCATTATAACCTCTGTAAATGAAGGTATCTTACCATCTGGAAAAAGTGCTAATTCTTATTTGCCTTATGATTTAAAGAAAGAATACGGCTTACCTACCTACAAAGAAAAAGATGCCATATACACCTATCACTTTTACCATATGTTGCAGCGTTGTAACCAAGCACATATTATATTTAACACAGAAGCCGGCGACTTAAATAGTGGTGAAAAAAGTAGATTTATTACACAATTACAGGTAGAGGCTCAAAATTACCCAAAGCATTCGTATAACAATTTAATTACACTTCCTAAAGTTCCAAAAATCACCTCGCAATTAAGAACTGTACAAAAAACAGCTCAGGTAATGGATCAAATAAAATACAGAGCTAAATCTGGGTTTTCTCCATCTGCACTAACATTATATATGCGAAACCCTATAGATTTTTATACGCGCTATGTATTAGGTGTAGGAGATACTGAAGAGGTTGAAGAAACAGTGGCGTATAACACCTTAGGAACAGTTGTGCATGACACCTTAGAGCAATTATATACACCATACATTGGTGAGCTGCTTAATGCTGATATTATTAAAGTTATGACGACTAAAGCAGATAAGCAAGTAGCCCTAGAGTTTAACAACACCTATTCTAAATCTTCTTTAGACAAAGGTATGAACCTCTTAATCTTTGAAGTTGCAAAGCGTTACGTTCATAATTTTTTGAAATTAGAAAAAAAACGCCTCGATAATGGTGAAGATATTCAAATATTAAAAATAGAAGAAGATAATAATGTTCCTATAACAATAAATGGGATAGACTTTCCTGTTAATTTGAGAGGAAAAGTAGATCGTGTAGAGAAAACAAATGGCATAACGCGTATTATAGATTATAAAACAGGTAATGTAGATCTCGCTAAAGTAACCGTTAAAAGCTGGGACGATCTAAATACAGATTATGATAAGTATTCAAAATCCTTTCAAATTCTTCAATATGCATATATGATGCATTTAAAAACACCCTTTTTAAATCCTATTGAAGCTGGAATAATTTCATTTAAAAATTTGAAATCTGGATTTCTACCATTCAATTATAATAAAAACACAGAAATAACTACCGAAACATTTAAGGCATTTTCTGAGCAATTAGAGCAACTAATTAAAGACATTTGCAATCCTAATATTCCGTTTGTAGAAAAAGAACTTAAAGACCCATTTAAAGGATGACCATAACACAAAATATAGCCGTTAAAGGACAGCACAACAAACCAATTGTAACAGATTTATTTTTTAAACAAAATACAGATAAAAAACCTGTAGTTATTTTTTGCCATGGCTATAAAGGCTTTAAAGATTGGGGTGCGTGGAATATTATGGCTGAAGCGTTTGCCAATGCAGGTTTGTTTTTCGTGAAATTTAACTTTTCACATAATGGAGGTACGTTGGAGCAACCTATAGATTTTCCAGATCTTGAGGCCTTTGGAAACAACACGTATACTAAAGAATTAGATGATTTAGAGTCTGTTTTAAATTGGCTTACCGCAGAAGATTTTGAACACGCACCACAGATAGATACCACAGATATTACTCTTGTTGGTCATTCTCGTGGTGGTGGTATTGTCTTAATTAAAGCTGAAGAAGACTCAAGAGTAACTAAAGTGATAACCTTAGCATCTGTAAGCGATTACAAAGCGCGTTTTCCTCGCGGAAAAGACTTTGAAGCTTGGAAAAAAGATGGCGTAATGCACGTTGTTAACGGAAGAACAAAGCAAAAGATGCCTCATTATTTCTCATTTTTTGAAGATTTTAAGGCTAATTACGAACGCCTAAATATTCAAAAAGTGGCAAAGCGTTTAGAAAAGCCACTTCTTATTCTTCATGGCACGAATGACACATCTGTAAAAAACTATAATGCTGAGAATTTGAAAAATTGGAATGAAAACGCCACGTTGCGCTGGATTGCCAATGCCGATCATGTGTTTAACACCAAACATCCTTGGGAAAGTGATACTTTATCTAAACAGTTAAATTTAGTTGTATTGAAGAGTATCTCATTTATTAAAGACTAAAAGTTTTTTTTAGGTAACTTATACTTTTGTGACAACATCCCTTTAATTCGTTCACCTTTTAAATTAAGCTTAATCAATGTATCCTTTAAATACAAATATTGATGAGCATCTGGGGTAATAGTATTTCCATAAAGTTTTATGGTGTCTTGCTTTATTGTATAATTTCCTACTACAGTAAATGCTGAACCTGAAGTTTCTAAATATACTTGATTGAGCGTAAAGTTATAATCTTCTTTTAGGTGTAATTCTGTTTTAATTCCTAGACAGTCTGCACATGGTAGGGTTCCTATGTAGAGTCCTTTTATAGAGTCATTATAAAATCCTTTTGAAACTACTTTTTCGTGAGAACTTTGTTTTGAGGAGTCAGTATTCTTGCAAGAAGACAAACCTAGCGCAACTAAGACTATGCCTATAAAAACCCTCATTGTCAACTTTTAAACAAATTGATAATCGCCAAACTCCTTCTCAACCTCATCAAATACAGCAAATACATCTTTACTGTCATCACTCGTTACCATTTTCATACGGTATTCTTTAAAATGTGGGATGCCTTTAAAATAGTTGGTGTAATGTCTTCGGGTTTCAAAAACGCCTAGTTTTTCGCCTTTCCAATCAATACTCATTTGTAAATGACGACGTGCGGCATCTAAACGTTCTATCATATTTGGTGGTGGCAAATGTTTTCCGGTTTCAAAAAAGTGTTTTACCTCTCTAAAAAACCAAGGATACCCAATACTTGCACGACCAATCATA
This region of Croceibacter atlanticus HTCC2559 genomic DNA includes:
- a CDS encoding OmpA family protein, with the protein product MKHLSKVLFATLFVLGFSVAQAQDENNPWAIGVGVNAVDYFSAGEDQGPLGSYFQEFFNVEDHWNILPSISRISVGRYIGNGFSATAVGTINQIDRIGDVEVGDLAYYGIDGMLSYSLRNVLNGPGGWADPYVGIGGGYTWLEESNNAALPDNFSNDDGDLGTVGVGTGNVTAGLNFWISENLAINAASTYKHVFEDAYGAQHFQHSLGVVFTFGGKDTDGDGIYDDQDECPETPGLAEFNGCPDTDSDGIEDRKDDCPNVAGTAEFNGCPDTDGDGIPDPKDDCPTVAGIQALNGCPDADGDGIKDSEDNCPNEAGPASNNGCPFEDKDGDGVLDKDDQCPDVAGTVANNGCPEVTVEVMNELNEYSRTILFDLNKSTIRSESFETLQNIADIMSEYPTAKFHIEGHTDSQGSEAYNEKLSRERAASVRTYLTTKGVAANKLTSEGYGELRPIATNKTAAGRQQNRRVEIKLEKDRK
- a CDS encoding PD-(D/E)XK nuclease family protein — protein: MAKRTNKATFLPEIYSIESFIEKVAGLQQIDNTTTLFKLYEVYISLINKEDQETFETFSGWAQTIIGDFNEIDRYLIPSDEFFNYLSEIKDKDHWYLADEKTTLIENYLKFWKQLPQLYNALYSSLISSKKGYQGLIYREAANNIDTYLSTNNKTHIFIGFNALNNAEQHIIQQSIKKDCAEVFWDLDEVFYNDTFHDASHFIRSYYKNWKVFENKQFNGGHNFSNKKEISIIGTPKKIGQAKAVGQILNDIPANKLSSTAVILGDETLLLPLLNAIPKHIKDVNITMGLPLQKVPLASFFELLFTLQLNNTSELYYKHVLELFNHPSLQYVLEVSKLNVVSYINTGNIVSIKFDSLIAQSSAEESEIVKLLFSSSENNPEHFISRILKIIQYLKQNLSVEQSVLREYLYRFNVLFNKLEHLLSTFSHISNISVLHTIYKDMLSNETLDFIGKKHDGLQIMGVLETRVLDFENIIITSVNEGILPSGKSANSYLPYDLKKEYGLPTYKEKDAIYTYHFYHMLQRCNQAHIIFNTEAGDLNSGEKSRFITQLQVEAQNYPKHSYNNLITLPKVPKITSQLRTVQKTAQVMDQIKYRAKSGFSPSALTLYMRNPIDFYTRYVLGVGDTEEVEETVAYNTLGTVVHDTLEQLYTPYIGELLNADIIKVMTTKADKQVALEFNNTYSKSSLDKGMNLLIFEVAKRYVHNFLKLEKKRLDNGEDIQILKIEEDNNVPITINGIDFPVNLRGKVDRVEKTNGITRIIDYKTGNVDLAKVTVKSWDDLNTDYDKYSKSFQILQYAYMMHLKTPFLNPIEAGIISFKNLKSGFLPFNYNKNTEITTETFKAFSEQLEQLIKDICNPNIPFVEKELKDPFKG
- a CDS encoding alpha/beta hydrolase family protein yields the protein MTITQNIAVKGQHNKPIVTDLFFKQNTDKKPVVIFCHGYKGFKDWGAWNIMAEAFANAGLFFVKFNFSHNGGTLEQPIDFPDLEAFGNNTYTKELDDLESVLNWLTAEDFEHAPQIDTTDITLVGHSRGGGIVLIKAEEDSRVTKVITLASVSDYKARFPRGKDFEAWKKDGVMHVVNGRTKQKMPHYFSFFEDFKANYERLNIQKVAKRLEKPLLILHGTNDTSVKNYNAENLKNWNENATLRWIANADHVFNTKHPWESDTLSKQLNLVVLKSISFIKD
- a CDS encoding copper resistance protein NlpE, which translates into the protein MRVFIGIVLVALGLSSCKNTDSSKQSSHEKVVSKGFYNDSIKGLYIGTLPCADCLGIKTELHLKEDYNFTLNQVYLETSGSAFTVVGNYTIKQDTIKLYGNTITPDAHQYLYLKDTLIKLNLKGERIKGMLSQKYKLPKKNF